Proteins from a single region of Hermetia illucens chromosome 3, iHerIll2.2.curated.20191125, whole genome shotgun sequence:
- the LOC119650766 gene encoding BUB3-interacting and GLEBS motif-containing protein ZNF207 isoform X2 translates to MGRKKKKASKPWCWYCNREFDDEKILVQHQKAKHFKCHICHKKLYTGPGLSIHCMQVHKEAIDKVPNSLPNRSNIEIEIFGMDGIPPEELREHERQKNGGRSDSEDDEPATKKAKPEVPATQANMMMPNMMAPHMMGQFTSMGPMMTPMGPMPPYMNAAGMQLMPPHMMGAPPRPLFPAVSTSTVPSQAKPTFPAYSNATISAPPTTNNPAAAGAAAATSNATTDGQKSLITTSGTTSKIMHPPEDLSLEEIRARKPKYQRKAIIATSSSSSTMPMTSRAPICSQPSNNHMLHTSYAPVTSVATSTAISQAQEHAAAMAAVVQAQAHAAQAAAVQQQQQQKQLDDLNRAVMLQRLQAARPTGPPLGMVPVASSPMSLMQPMMRPAMALAPHGALLGGNMLRHGPPGMGGMPAVSY, encoded by the exons ATGggtagaaagaagaagaaggcctCAAAACCATGGTGCTG GTATTGCAACCGCGAGTTCGATGACGAGAAGATTTTAGTGCAGCATCAAAAGGCGAAGCATTTCAAATGTCACATTTGCCACAAGAAACTGTACACGGGCCCGGGGCTGTCGATCCACTGCATGCAGGTGCACAAGGAAGCAATCGATAAGGTGCCTAACTCGTTGCCAAATCGGTCGAATATCGAAATCGAAATATTTGGAATGGACGGGATTCCGccggaggagctgcgggaacaTGAGCGACAGAAGAACGGCGGACGTTCGGATTCGGAGGATGATGAGCCCGCAACCAAGAAAGCGAAACCAGAAG TTCCTGCCACACAAGCTAACATGATGATGCCAAACATGATGGCGCCACACATGATGGGTCAGTTTACATCCATGGGTCCAATGATGACACCAATGGGTCCCATGCCGCCATATATGAATGCTGCCGGGATGCAACTCATGCCGCCACATATGATGGGTGCTCCGCCTCGGCCTTTGTTTCCGGCAGTGTCTACTAGTACAGTACCTTCTCAGGCAAAGCCAACTTTTCCCGCTTACAG TAATGCTACGATAAGTGCCCCTCCTACCACAAACAATCCTGCTGCTGCAGGTGCTGCAGCAGCTACAAGCAATGCAACAACCGACGGACAGAAATCGTTAATAACTACAAGCGGAACAACATCAAAGATTATGCATCCACCTGAGGATCTAAGCTTAGAGGAGATCAGAGCACGAAAACCTAAATATCAGCGAAAGGCGATAATAGCCACGTCCTCATCGTCTTCAACAATGCCAATGACATCGCGTGCTCCAATCTGTTCGCAACCAAGCAACAATCATATGCTTCACACTTCATATGCTCCCGTCACGTCTGTAGCCACATCAACAGCAATTTCACAAGCACAGGAG CATGCAGCGGCAATGGCTGCAGTAGTCCAAGCACAAGCTCATGCTGCTCAGGCGGCTGCTgttcaacaacagcaacaacaaaaacaacttGATGATCTTAATCGCGCTGTCATGTTGCAGCGACTGCAAGCGGCCAGACCTACAGGACCGCCACTTGGAATG GTTCCAGTGGCGTCATCGCCTATGTCCCTAATGCAACCAATGATGCGACCTGCTATGGCTCTCGCACCACATGGCGCCTTGTTAGGTGGCAATATGCTTCGGCACGGGCCGCCCGGCATGGGAGGAATGCCAGCAG TTTCCTATTGA
- the LOC119650766 gene encoding BUB3-interacting and GLEBS motif-containing protein ZNF207 isoform X3 → MGRKKKKASKPWCWYCNREFDDEKILVQHQKAKHFKCHICHKKLYTGPGLSIHCMQVHKEAIDKVPNSLPNRSNIEIEIFGMDGIPPEELREHERQKNGGRSDSEDDEPATKKAKPEVPATQANMMMPNMMAPHMMGQFTSMGPMMTPMGPMPPYMNAAGMQLMPPHMMGAPPRPLFPAVSTSTVPSQAKPTFPAYSNATISAPPTTNNPAAAGAAAATSNATTDGQKSLITTSGTTSKIMHPPEDLSLEEIRARKPKYQRKAIIATSSSSSTMPMTSRAPICSQPSNNHMLHTSYAPVTSVATSTAISQAQEVPVASSPMSLMQPMMRPAMALAPHGALLGGNMLRHGPPGMGGMPAGLLAAPLPGMVAPGMGVMIPGPHMPMMMPPRFR, encoded by the exons ATGggtagaaagaagaagaaggcctCAAAACCATGGTGCTG GTATTGCAACCGCGAGTTCGATGACGAGAAGATTTTAGTGCAGCATCAAAAGGCGAAGCATTTCAAATGTCACATTTGCCACAAGAAACTGTACACGGGCCCGGGGCTGTCGATCCACTGCATGCAGGTGCACAAGGAAGCAATCGATAAGGTGCCTAACTCGTTGCCAAATCGGTCGAATATCGAAATCGAAATATTTGGAATGGACGGGATTCCGccggaggagctgcgggaacaTGAGCGACAGAAGAACGGCGGACGTTCGGATTCGGAGGATGATGAGCCCGCAACCAAGAAAGCGAAACCAGAAG TTCCTGCCACACAAGCTAACATGATGATGCCAAACATGATGGCGCCACACATGATGGGTCAGTTTACATCCATGGGTCCAATGATGACACCAATGGGTCCCATGCCGCCATATATGAATGCTGCCGGGATGCAACTCATGCCGCCACATATGATGGGTGCTCCGCCTCGGCCTTTGTTTCCGGCAGTGTCTACTAGTACAGTACCTTCTCAGGCAAAGCCAACTTTTCCCGCTTACAG TAATGCTACGATAAGTGCCCCTCCTACCACAAACAATCCTGCTGCTGCAGGTGCTGCAGCAGCTACAAGCAATGCAACAACCGACGGACAGAAATCGTTAATAACTACAAGCGGAACAACATCAAAGATTATGCATCCACCTGAGGATCTAAGCTTAGAGGAGATCAGAGCACGAAAACCTAAATATCAGCGAAAGGCGATAATAGCCACGTCCTCATCGTCTTCAACAATGCCAATGACATCGCGTGCTCCAATCTGTTCGCAACCAAGCAACAATCATATGCTTCACACTTCATATGCTCCCGTCACGTCTGTAGCCACATCAACAGCAATTTCACAAGCACAGGAG GTTCCAGTGGCGTCATCGCCTATGTCCCTAATGCAACCAATGATGCGACCTGCTATGGCTCTCGCACCACATGGCGCCTTGTTAGGTGGCAATATGCTTCGGCACGGGCCGCCCGGCATGGGAGGAATGCCAGCAG
- the LOC119650766 gene encoding BUB3-interacting and GLEBS motif-containing protein ZNF207 isoform X1 has translation MGRKKKKASKPWCWYCNREFDDEKILVQHQKAKHFKCHICHKKLYTGPGLSIHCMQVHKEAIDKVPNSLPNRSNIEIEIFGMDGIPPEELREHERQKNGGRSDSEDDEPATKKAKPEVPATQANMMMPNMMAPHMMGQFTSMGPMMTPMGPMPPYMNAAGMQLMPPHMMGAPPRPLFPAVSTSTVPSQAKPTFPAYSNATISAPPTTNNPAAAGAAAATSNATTDGQKSLITTSGTTSKIMHPPEDLSLEEIRARKPKYQRKAIIATSSSSSTMPMTSRAPICSQPSNNHMLHTSYAPVTSVATSTAISQAQEHAAAMAAVVQAQAHAAQAAAVQQQQQQKQLDDLNRAVMLQRLQAARPTGPPLGMVPVASSPMSLMQPMMRPAMALAPHGALLGGNMLRHGPPGMGGMPAGLLAAPLPGMVAPGMGVMIPGPHMPMMMPPRFR, from the exons ATGggtagaaagaagaagaaggcctCAAAACCATGGTGCTG GTATTGCAACCGCGAGTTCGATGACGAGAAGATTTTAGTGCAGCATCAAAAGGCGAAGCATTTCAAATGTCACATTTGCCACAAGAAACTGTACACGGGCCCGGGGCTGTCGATCCACTGCATGCAGGTGCACAAGGAAGCAATCGATAAGGTGCCTAACTCGTTGCCAAATCGGTCGAATATCGAAATCGAAATATTTGGAATGGACGGGATTCCGccggaggagctgcgggaacaTGAGCGACAGAAGAACGGCGGACGTTCGGATTCGGAGGATGATGAGCCCGCAACCAAGAAAGCGAAACCAGAAG TTCCTGCCACACAAGCTAACATGATGATGCCAAACATGATGGCGCCACACATGATGGGTCAGTTTACATCCATGGGTCCAATGATGACACCAATGGGTCCCATGCCGCCATATATGAATGCTGCCGGGATGCAACTCATGCCGCCACATATGATGGGTGCTCCGCCTCGGCCTTTGTTTCCGGCAGTGTCTACTAGTACAGTACCTTCTCAGGCAAAGCCAACTTTTCCCGCTTACAG TAATGCTACGATAAGTGCCCCTCCTACCACAAACAATCCTGCTGCTGCAGGTGCTGCAGCAGCTACAAGCAATGCAACAACCGACGGACAGAAATCGTTAATAACTACAAGCGGAACAACATCAAAGATTATGCATCCACCTGAGGATCTAAGCTTAGAGGAGATCAGAGCACGAAAACCTAAATATCAGCGAAAGGCGATAATAGCCACGTCCTCATCGTCTTCAACAATGCCAATGACATCGCGTGCTCCAATCTGTTCGCAACCAAGCAACAATCATATGCTTCACACTTCATATGCTCCCGTCACGTCTGTAGCCACATCAACAGCAATTTCACAAGCACAGGAG CATGCAGCGGCAATGGCTGCAGTAGTCCAAGCACAAGCTCATGCTGCTCAGGCGGCTGCTgttcaacaacagcaacaacaaaaacaacttGATGATCTTAATCGCGCTGTCATGTTGCAGCGACTGCAAGCGGCCAGACCTACAGGACCGCCACTTGGAATG GTTCCAGTGGCGTCATCGCCTATGTCCCTAATGCAACCAATGATGCGACCTGCTATGGCTCTCGCACCACATGGCGCCTTGTTAGGTGGCAATATGCTTCGGCACGGGCCGCCCGGCATGGGAGGAATGCCAGCAG